In Vibrio hippocampi, the following are encoded in one genomic region:
- a CDS encoding MFS transporter, which produces MSEAKPFIDDEKSLHSASDDRVPLYQKVAFGVGSLANQLFAAALGVFMVVLVMGLGMDPLLVGILGALPRLFDAITDPLMGYISDNFRSRWGRRRPFIFVGAVITGVVFMLMWQLYPENGQTYNFVYFLVLSLLFYLGYTIFATPLVALGYEMSPDFHERTRIMAVSQWIGQLAWVIAPWFWVMIYNPNLYESAAVGSRDLAIWVGLLCLLFGITPALFCKERVSVERDAEKVSIVGLGAIIVNFFKGIFQTFKCKPFVQLCGATFLVFNGFQTVAQFAFFIIVFYVFNGDQGAAGTWPAWFGTISSLCTCLLVIPIITKMSQKMGKKHAFIVATLISVIGYIMRWWAFEQSLNPETHWMMFVSLPLMAFGIGGLFTLMMSMTADVCDLDELHTGERREGVFGAVYWWFVKLGTAIATLVSGWVLSMIGYTRLEEIRNSLQAGEALLNMPEAVEIMNMMRVADITIPVVTAILAVVVMCRYDFSESRANEVRKELEQRRGKLS; this is translated from the coding sequence ATGAGTGAAGCTAAACCGTTTATTGACGACGAAAAATCTTTGCATTCAGCTTCAGATGATAGGGTTCCTCTGTATCAAAAAGTAGCGTTTGGTGTTGGCTCGCTTGCCAACCAACTGTTTGCAGCGGCATTAGGGGTATTCATGGTCGTGCTAGTGATGGGCTTAGGTATGGACCCATTATTAGTCGGTATACTGGGTGCATTACCCCGTTTATTTGATGCCATCACAGACCCTTTGATGGGTTATATTTCAGATAACTTCCGCTCTCGCTGGGGTCGCCGTCGTCCATTTATCTTTGTGGGTGCCGTGATCACGGGTGTGGTGTTCATGCTGATGTGGCAACTTTACCCAGAGAATGGACAAACCTATAACTTTGTTTACTTCTTAGTGCTCTCTCTGCTGTTCTATTTGGGCTATACCATCTTTGCAACACCATTGGTGGCTCTGGGTTATGAAATGAGCCCTGATTTCCATGAGCGCACACGTATTATGGCGGTTTCTCAATGGATCGGTCAGCTAGCATGGGTCATTGCACCTTGGTTCTGGGTAATGATTTACAACCCTAACCTATACGAAAGCGCCGCCGTAGGCAGTCGCGATTTGGCGATTTGGGTGGGTCTATTGTGCTTGCTATTTGGTATTACTCCGGCGCTGTTTTGTAAAGAAAGAGTATCGGTGGAGAGAGATGCAGAGAAGGTGTCGATTGTTGGCCTTGGGGCGATTATCGTTAACTTCTTCAAAGGTATTTTTCAGACCTTTAAATGCAAACCATTTGTTCAACTGTGTGGCGCGACATTCTTAGTGTTTAACGGTTTTCAGACCGTGGCCCAATTTGCTTTCTTTATTATCGTGTTCTACGTGTTTAACGGTGATCAGGGCGCGGCTGGTACTTGGCCAGCATGGTTTGGCACCATTAGCTCACTTTGTACCTGTTTACTGGTGATTCCTATCATCACTAAGATGTCACAGAAAATGGGCAAAAAGCATGCGTTTATTGTTGCAACGCTGATCTCTGTCATTGGCTATATTATGCGCTGGTGGGCATTTGAGCAGTCGCTAAACCCAGAAACTCATTGGATGATGTTTGTATCATTACCGCTTATGGCGTTTGGTATTGGCGGCTTGTTCACCCTGATGATGTCAATGACGGCGGATGTTTGTGACCTTGATGAACTGCATACCGGTGAGCGTCGCGAAGGTGTTTTCGGTGCCGTGTATTGGTGGTTTGTGAAATTAGGGACTGCGATTGCGACTCTGGTTTCAGGCTGGGTGTTAAGTATGATTGGTTACACGCGTCTTGAAGAGATCCGCAACTCTTTACAAGCAGGTGAAGCGCTACTCAATATGCCGGAAGCGGTGGAAATCATGAACATGATGCGTGTTGCAGACATAACGATTCCGGTCGTGACTGCCATACTTGCGGTTGTGGTTATGTGTCGCTATGACTTCTCGGAATCCCGTGCTAATGAAGTGCGTAAAGAGTTAGAGCAACGTCGTGGTAAGTTGTCCTAA
- a CDS encoding LacI family DNA-binding transcriptional regulator → MDKKNITIKEVAEYANVSQATVSRVINGQSSVKEANLVKVHEAIAKLGYTPNPAAKALATSRSNSIGMLVGSLDGPFYGPLMHAAEDEIYKLGLHLIVTSGQDSEQKELESLHFLRAKQVEGVIVHADRITDEALRNLSNDFKHFVLLNRHIPELENHCLYLDNELGGYLATKHLLDFGHKAIGCITGPMNKHDARDRLLGYIRALAEHGVSYDPNLTIEGRFDHFDNFDKAKTLLERAPDITAVFCQNDNIALAVYDACYELGRTVGKDISIVGFDNDFMSRHMRPRLTTVGFPISEMGKIAGKMIIDQVKGQDRVTNQKLMPTLEVHDSVARIG, encoded by the coding sequence ATGGACAAAAAAAACATAACGATCAAAGAAGTCGCTGAGTACGCTAACGTGTCTCAAGCAACGGTTTCACGTGTAATTAATGGCCAATCGTCAGTAAAAGAAGCGAATTTAGTTAAAGTTCATGAAGCCATTGCTAAACTCGGCTATACCCCTAACCCAGCGGCTAAAGCCTTGGCTACCAGTCGCTCCAACAGCATTGGTATGCTGGTTGGTAGTTTGGATGGTCCATTTTACGGTCCATTGATGCATGCGGCGGAAGATGAAATCTATAAACTGGGGTTACACCTGATCGTCACCAGTGGTCAAGACTCCGAACAGAAAGAGTTAGAATCTCTCCATTTCCTTCGAGCTAAGCAGGTCGAGGGCGTGATTGTGCATGCCGACCGCATCACCGACGAAGCCCTTAGAAATTTATCTAATGATTTTAAGCACTTTGTTTTGCTCAATCGACATATCCCGGAGTTAGAAAATCACTGCTTGTATTTGGATAATGAACTGGGTGGCTACTTAGCGACAAAACATCTGCTCGACTTTGGGCATAAAGCGATTGGCTGTATTACTGGTCCAATGAACAAACATGATGCAAGGGACCGTCTGCTTGGCTATATCCGAGCACTCGCGGAGCATGGTGTCTCATACGATCCCAACCTAACGATTGAAGGTCGTTTTGATCATTTCGACAACTTTGATAAAGCCAAAACACTGCTTGAACGAGCCCCCGACATTACCGCGGTGTTTTGTCAAAATGACAACATCGCGCTTGCGGTCTACGATGCTTGTTATGAATTGGGTCGAACGGTAGGTAAAGACATCTCCATCGTTGGTTTCGACAACGACTTTATGTCACGTCATATGCGCCCTCGCCTAACCACGGTTGGCTTCCCTATTTCTGAGATGGGTAAGATAGCCGGTAAGATGATTATTGATCAGGTAAAAGGGCAAGACAGAGTCACCAATCAAAAGCTTATGCCAACGTTAGAAGTGCATGACTCTGTGGCTAGGATTGGGTAG
- a CDS encoding ABC transporter substrate-binding protein codes for MVGSVSSVQAEDINSGGTLVVPIINTGFVDNFNPYTTKDTLHGVMFEPLMVFNTMTDETHWRLAKSAQYSDDLKVITLTLRDGLTWSDGSVLNAEDVAYSFELIKKAPAFDLRGIWSGGNLQSVVATNPTTVTFTLAEPDSTFLWNLTSYHIVPKKVWGQVEQLTTFTNPNPIGSGPMTQVSYLKPQQMELCRNPHYYLEGQPHLDCILMRSYNDNSQIQPALIKGEVDWGSNFVADIENTFVKKDPKNHHFWYPANDAIHLYLNTKREPFNDLKVRQALSVALDRELIVDIAAYGYPTVNFNPSGIGEFYHSYIDQDIKARYQDLTQYNQERATELLDQAGVVDRDGDGWRDLSNGEPFEFAIEVVNGWTDWIQVVQMVTEYYQEIGIKAEVKTVDWAVYDANLRQANYDVAINWSKVASNPILTYQEYFLSSRLGKSWHAGHGVQSAEIDTLIDSFGKTSDKSKQREILSKLQQFTAQNLPFVPLYSNPTWYQYNSSKLGGWPSAENPYIQPVFYDGGNRVIILNNLYLKSGK; via the coding sequence ATGGTGGGTAGTGTTAGTAGTGTGCAGGCTGAAGACATTAACTCAGGTGGAACACTCGTGGTACCAATCATCAATACAGGGTTTGTTGATAACTTCAATCCATATACCACCAAAGACACCTTACATGGTGTGATGTTTGAGCCTTTGATGGTATTCAATACCATGACTGATGAGACGCATTGGCGTCTTGCCAAATCGGCGCAATACTCAGACGATTTAAAGGTCATTACGCTGACATTGCGTGATGGTCTCACTTGGTCAGACGGTTCAGTACTTAACGCGGAAGATGTGGCCTATAGCTTTGAACTGATTAAAAAGGCACCCGCTTTCGATCTGAGAGGAATATGGTCGGGCGGTAACCTACAATCGGTGGTGGCAACGAATCCAACAACGGTGACTTTTACGCTAGCGGAACCTGATTCGACATTCTTGTGGAATCTCACGTCTTACCACATCGTGCCAAAAAAAGTGTGGGGTCAAGTAGAACAGCTGACTACATTTACCAATCCGAATCCGATTGGCAGCGGTCCTATGACACAAGTGAGTTATCTTAAACCACAGCAGATGGAGCTTTGCCGCAATCCTCATTATTACCTTGAGGGTCAGCCGCATCTCGATTGTATCTTGATGCGTTCATATAACGATAATTCGCAGATTCAGCCAGCATTGATCAAAGGTGAGGTTGATTGGGGTTCCAATTTTGTTGCGGATATCGAAAACACCTTTGTGAAAAAAGACCCCAAAAATCACCACTTTTGGTATCCCGCCAATGACGCGATTCATCTGTACTTGAACACCAAACGTGAACCATTCAATGACTTGAAAGTGCGCCAAGCCCTGTCTGTGGCACTTGACCGCGAGTTAATCGTGGATATTGCTGCTTATGGCTATCCAACGGTTAACTTTAACCCAAGCGGTATTGGCGAGTTTTATCATTCCTATATCGACCAAGATATCAAAGCGCGTTACCAAGATTTGACGCAATACAACCAAGAACGCGCGACGGAGTTGCTTGATCAAGCCGGCGTTGTTGACCGTGATGGGGATGGATGGCGCGATCTGAGTAACGGCGAACCGTTTGAGTTTGCTATTGAAGTCGTGAACGGTTGGACCGATTGGATTCAAGTGGTGCAGATGGTCACAGAATACTATCAAGAGATTGGCATTAAGGCTGAGGTCAAAACGGTCGATTGGGCGGTGTATGACGCCAACCTGAGACAGGCTAATTATGATGTGGCGATTAACTGGTCAAAGGTGGCGAGCAACCCAATACTCACCTACCAAGAGTACTTCCTCTCTTCTCGTTTGGGCAAAAGCTGGCATGCCGGTCATGGCGTACAGAGTGCAGAAATTGACACCCTAATTGACAGTTTTGGCAAAACCTCAGACAAGAGTAAACAGCGCGAGATCCTATCCAAACTGCAACAATTTACCGCGCAAAATCTACCTTTTGTTCCACTGTATTCCAATCCAACTTGGTATCAATACAACTCTAGCAAACTAGGTGGCTGGCCAAGTGCTGAGAACCCATATATCCAACCGGTGTTCTATGACGGTGGCAATCGCGTGATTATCTTGAACAACTTGTACCTCAAGTCTGGCAAATAA